GGCACACACACGAATACGAAGTCAAAAGCGGTATGCTCATCATGCCCTCCCCAGCCGGAGTACCCAATGCCGCCTGGGAAGCCGCCGAAACGGCCGAGATGGAAGATATCATCCCGCTGTACGGCAAAGTATACCACTTCTGGCAGGTGGACCGGGGCCATCCGGTGCCAATGGGACCGCCGCAGTTGATGGGCAGTTTTACGTCGGAGGAGAGGGTGAAGTCGGCGAATCCGGAGGGGCTGAGGGCGTTGGTGAAAGAGAGAGACGAGAGGTTTGGCGTTGATGTTTCGGTTAAGGCGGAGAAGAGGGGGTATATACCGTCCCCTGAGAAGGATCCTGGTGAGTTGCCATTCCGGACTTGTGAGAGCAGGCTAACGCTGTGATAGAGGCGGATGGTATGTGGCGCTAGTAATTCGAACATAAGAGGGGTCAAGATGATTGCATCTGCATACGGAACAGGATGAGCTgatataaaaaaaaattgatTTTGAAGAAACTATGGAATATCTAGTAGTGTCTCCCTCTCACTCCCCAACTTCCCAGTCCCATAACTAAATGGGGTCAAAGCTGGAAGGAGATCGAACGGGATATCTCACCACTGTGTGGTATAGAGACTCGTGCTCTTCTTGCTTCACTGTCCACACTCGCGCGTCCTGGTTATGTATTTCGGCGACGACGAGCTCTAGCATTTTTAGAAGCGTAACTCGATTGTATCAGAGCAAATAGAATAATTAGAGAGTAGA
This region of Aspergillus chevalieri M1 DNA, chromosome 4, nearly complete sequence genomic DNA includes:
- a CDS encoding OBAP family protein (COG:S;~EggNog:ENOG410PN1J;~InterPro:IPR010686;~PFAM:PF06884) encodes the protein MDKMATCKGLPVDDNGNPGDPLSTKSRVLETGARMVQDFTPVKQICAHLNAFHVYASDPTRCVEANHYCAHVTEDVRQCLLYESDKPNAKLIGIEYMITPRLFKTLPTEEKRLWHTHEYEVKSGMLIMPSPAGVPNAAWEAAETAEMEDIIPLYGKVYHFWQVDRGHPVPMGPPQLMGSFTSEERVKSANPEGLRALVKERDERFGVDVSVKAEKRGYIPSPEKDPEADGMWR